From one Thamnophis elegans isolate rThaEle1 chromosome 7, rThaEle1.pri, whole genome shotgun sequence genomic stretch:
- the MEIG1 gene encoding meiosis expressed gene 1 protein homolog has translation MESSALFMDSKNMACASFSSGEAHMADKPGTSFSRGADSPEDTKLARDVSGATASIDRKPKFMQRAKTWSDEVENLYRFQQAGYRDENEYKQVKHVDVVERWPETGFVKKLQRRDNTFYYYDKERECEDKEVHNVKMYGY, from the exons ATGGAAAGTTCAGCTTTGTTTATGGACAGTAAGAATATGGCCTGTGCATCTTTCTCCTCTGGAGAAGCACATATGGCAGATAAGCCTGGTACGTCCTTCAGTAGAGGAGCAGATAGTCCCGAAGACAC caagtTAGCCAGAGATGTTTCCGGGGCAACAGCCAGTATTGATCGCAAGCCAAAATTCATGCAGCGGGCCAAAACATGGTCGGATGAAGTTGAAAATCTATACAGATTTCAGCAAGCTGGCTATAGagatgaaaatgaatataaacaagTAAAGCATGTTGATGTG GTGGAAAGGTGGCCAGAAACTGGATTTGTGAAGAAGCTTCAGAGGAGGGACAATACCTTCTACTATTACGATAAGGAAAGAGAATGTGAAGACAAAGAAGTCCATAACGTTAAAATGTATGGCTACTGA
- the TMEM243 gene encoding transmembrane protein 243 has translation MEDFTTRTYGTRGLDNRPLFGETSPRDRIINFAVGIIASLLLLVTLISAFVFPHLPPKPVNIFFAFCISLSCVSAGILIYWYRQGDLEPKFRNLIYYIVFSIVMLCICANLYFHEVGK, from the exons ATGGAGGACTTCACCACCAGAACGTACGGGACCAGGGGCTTGGATAACCGGCCTCTTTTCGGAGAGACGTCGCCAAGG GACAGAATAATCAATTTTGCCGTTGGCATCATAGCTTCCTTGTTGCTTCTA gTCACTTTAATCAGCGCTTTCGTCTTTCCTCACCTACCTCCAAAACCAGTGAATATATTTTTCGCTTTCTGCATCTCCTTGAGTTGCGTCTCGGCTGGCATCCTT atcTATTGGTATCGACAAGGAGACCTGGAGCCTAAATTTAGGAACCTCATCTACTACATCGTGTTCTCCATCGTCATGCTCTGTATATGTGCCAACCTCTACTTCCATGAAGTGGGGAAATGA